A region of Argentina anserina chromosome 5, drPotAnse1.1, whole genome shotgun sequence DNA encodes the following proteins:
- the LOC126795682 gene encoding uncharacterized protein LOC126795682 yields MASLQPSWLSSPNLFPSSKPDHPSKPFKLFFSLNSPNESDAKELPPAVKAAMEKAKEYKQKKQGTKTNTGSGRFRAWISWDLGLRIRRRGGHCQLGWFQLQTIFRKGTCLRLRLLLGTLVSSEQGQERLSNRRKETETRIFTSPGCLHGDISKTFGGGRVIRPGEVLETEEEKAAKEARTRQLVAAYKSKMGLNIDPKLRLDCEKALHDGDSLMNIGKLKEAITYDEKVMDKLPFKSHLHGLAALQWSICQDSLSRTKEAQIMYERLQSHPTARVSKKARQFMFSFQAMEMMKVTRSSPWRNTDYQNFFEAFIDYKSDYPLEDGEVEVGTLSQILPYMFFLVSPILFVLLIAIQKRI; encoded by the exons ATGGCTTCTCTTCAACCTTCATGGCTCTCTTCTCCCAATCTCTTTCCCTCCTCAAAACCCGACCATCcttcaaagccattcaagctcttcttctctctcaacTCACCCAATGAGTCCGACGCAAAGGAGCTGCCTCCTGCTGTTAAGGCTGCGATGGAGAAAGCCAAAGAGTACAAGCAGAAGAAGCAAGGGACCAAGACCAACACAGGTTCAG GACGGTTTCGAGCATGGATTTCGTGGGACTTGGGTTTGCGGATAAGAAGGAGGGGAGGTCACTGCCAGCTGGGTTGGTTCCAATTGCAGACGATTTTTCGCAAGGGGACTTGCCTGAGGTTGAGATTATTGTTGGGGACTCTAGTAAGTTCGGAGCAAGGACAAGAGAGATTGAGCAACAGGCGAAAGGAGACGGAGACCCGGATCTTTACAAGCCCAGGGTGTCTTCACGGGGACATTTCGAAAACG TTTGGTGGTGGGCGAGTTATACGCCCTGGGGAAGTGCTTGAAACAGAGGAAGAAAAAGCAGCTAAGGAAGCACGAACAAGACAATTAGTTGCTGCTTACAAGAGTAAAATGGGTTTGAATATTGATCCGAAGCTCAGATTGGACTGTGAGAAG GCGTTACACGATGGTGACTCATTGATGAACATTGGAAAGCTGAAGGAAGCAATAACCTACGATGAGAAAGTTATGGACAAGTTACCATTTAAG AGTCATCTCCATGGGCTTGCTGCTTTACAGTGGTCTATTTGTCAAGACTCCCTGAGCAG GACAAAAGAAGCTCAAATTATGTATGAAAGGCTTCAATCCCACCCAACTGCTAGAGTAAGCAAGAAAGCAAGGCAATTTATGTTCAGCTTTCAG GCAATGGAAATGATGAAGGTTACAAGGAGCTCACCTTGGAGGAACACTGACTACCAGAATTTTTTTGAAGCTTTTATTGACTACAAATCTGACTACCCGCTGGAAGATGGTGAAGTCGAAGTAGGTACTTTGAGTCAGATTCTCCCTTATATGTTTTTCCTTGTTTCTCcgattttatttgtgttacTCATTGCCATACAAAAGAGAATATAA
- the LOC126793166 gene encoding calmodulin binding protein PICBP, with the protein MVQRKEQNKLAIQADPNVKFEKRFTTSQFQDGKNRGGADLKKKKKMKKSRSTKLSDIERLRSPSPSSSLPLQKSMSQPEKPLPLNVQSIAAAAAVPLKQSLIKTSVGSAPNYMKSTSCFDARKEQSKVSVRNSRVSSDSKSQNRRNLSISINIPARTSSLKLVRTRIKSPSFKPARASAKKNSRVALCEDLNIQKPTCSSTLKDSKFPNYLMITPGGTEAEGTSVMKVCPYTYCSLNGHHHLPVTPLKSFLSARRRSLKNQKMVKLQALSPRKVKPSDKGVEENDFKKMFFDVNEKPAQQEVGIDYFVEIFTKSKEDNDQPIVANVPETEVIDSFPRKEQKEDVADEEYQHSLDQEEPAMRSCLGESESDGLSSIEVDYANSETTDMEWEEGQLSLAVLDDDDEESGSNTGFLSIQDADMHEEPVIKSDAIVNNCNDIIHDCCQVLQELFKEINPSAEVQQKNDGGTKKNSDIEGSERMSYDQVSYTEDSFEEDNELSETEIEVSSCVIEDPIEDLRATGEEIQEKPEVVCEAKNREMESHLGDVVSHCTAACEKDEASASQPRNECQDDRTMSTSNEISNASQDITTTYEAETDQNDQIEEAQKVDSANSTVVVHDEDDNKSSDNADTAEDCNSGQETTFVDSKDNLANGEYMNNAEVENHSTDEDDSEFKKEKISSSTEGEEQSDLKLKQIGLAENNIGEIDRTEVDNISEPNAAETFLMATNSTSPGMKRKYSHQEINSDEELLNRKWKINCKRTIKEEEEELWKYTQREPNYLPLVPGPVAEKVDLRHQMLDEKKNAEEWMLDFAIQQAVTKLAPARKKKVALLVEAFEKVMPVPKYETRLKHSSAAFSHARPMQACS; encoded by the coding sequence ATGGTCCAAAGAAAGGAACAAAACAAGCTTGCAATCCAGGCAGATCCTAATGTTAAGTTCGAGAAGAGGTTCACAACTTCTCAGTTCCAAGATGGCAAAAATAGAGGAGGAGCtgatttgaagaagaagaaaaagatgaaaaagTCAAGATCAACCAAGCTTTCAGATATTGAAAGGTTGAGATCACCATCACCATCTTCATCACTACCTTTGCAAAAGAGCATGTCCCAGCCCGAAAAACCACTGCCTCTCAATGTTCAAAGCATAGCAGCTGCAGCGGCAGTCCCTCTGAAGCAGAGTCTGATCAAAACAAGTGTTGGCTCAGCACCAAACTATATGAAGTCCACCAGCTGTTTTGATGCAAGGAAGGAGCAGTCAAAGGTTAGTGTTCGAAATTCTCGGGTTAGTTCAGATAGTAAGAGTCAAAACCGAAGAAATTTGAGCATCTCTATCAATATACCAGCTAGGACATCTAGTCTGAAGCTGGTGAGAACTCGAATAAAGTCCCCTAGTTTTAAGCCTGCAAGAGCTTCAGCCAAAAAAAACTCCAGGGTTGCTCTTTGTGAAGATTTGAATATTCAGAAACCAACTTGTTCTTCAACACTGAAGGACTCCAAGTTCCCTAATTATCTGATGATCACTCCTGGAGGAACAGAAGCTGAGGGAACTTCAGTGATGAAGGTTTGCCCCTATACTTACTGCTCTCTCAATGGACATCACCATCTACCAGTGACTCCACTAAAGTCTTTCTTGTCGGCAAGAAGACGGTCTTTGAAGAACCAGAAGATGGTGAAATTGCAAGCTTTAAGTCCTCGTAAAGTAAAGCCATCTGATAAGGGAGTCGAGGAAAATGATTTCAAGAAAATGTTTTTTGATGTCAATGAGAAACCTGCTCAACAAGAAGTGGGGATTGACTACTTTGTTGAAATATTTACTAAAAGCAAGGAAGATAATGATCAACCAATTGTGGCAAATGTACCTGAAACAGAAGTCATAGATAGCTTTCCCAGGAAGGAGCAAAAAGAAGATGTGGCAGATGAAGAATACCAACATTCTTTGGATCAGGAAGAACCTGCCATGAGAAGCTGTTTGGGGGAGAGTGAATCGGATGGACTTTCGAGCATCGAAGTGGATTATGCCAATTCTGAAACAACTGACATGGAGTGGGAGGAAGGGCAATTATCCCTTGCAGTgctggatgatgatgatgaagaatctGGTTCAAATACAGGGTTTTTATCCATTCAAGATGCTGACATGCATGAAGAACCTGTGATCAAGTCTGATGCTATTGTCAATAACTGCAATGACATAATCCATGATTGCTGTCAAGTCCTGCAAGAACTTTTCAAAGAGATAAATCCATCTGCTGAAgttcaacaaaaaaatgatGGCGGCACAAAGAAGAATTCCGACATTGAGGGTTCTGAGAGAATGAGCTACGACCAAGTTTCTTACACTGAGGATTCATTTGAAGAAGACAATGAGCTGTCAGAGACAGAAATAGAGGTATCTTCATGTGTAATAGAGGATCCAATTGAGGACCTAAGAGCAACTGGTGaggaaattcaagagaaacctGAAGTAGTGTGTGAAGCAAAAAATCGTGAAATGGAGTCCCATCTTGGAGACGTTGTAAGCCACTGCACTGCTGCTTGTGAGAAGGATGAAGCTTCAGCTAGTCAACCAAGGAATGAATGTCAAGATGATAGAACTATGTCAACAAGCAACGAAATTTCTAATGCCTCTCAGGATATCACCACAACATATGAAGCCGAAACAGATCAAAATGATCAAATTGAAGAAGCACAGAAAGTTGATTCAGCAAACAGTACTGTGGTTGtgcatgatgaagatgataatAAGAGTAGTGATAATGCAGACACTGCTGAAGATTGTAACTCAGGCCAAGAAACCACTTTTGTTGACAGTAAAGATAACTTGGCTAATGGGGAGTACATGAATAATGCTGAAGTGGAGAATCATAGCACGGATGAGGATGACAGTGAATTTAAGAAGGAAAAGATCTCTAGTTCCACTGAAGGTGAGGAACAGAGTGATCTGAAGCTGAAGCAAATAGGCCTGGCAGAAAACAACATCGGAGAGATTGATAGAACGGAAGTGGACAACATTTCAGAGCCAAATGCCGCAGAAACTTTCCTCATGGCCACTAATAGCACCAGTCCAGGGATGAAGAGGAAGTATTCCCATCAAGAAATCAATTCTGATGAAGAACTGCTAAACCGGAAATGGAAAATCAACTGCAAGAGAACTataaaggaggaggaggaggagctaTGGAAATACACTCAAAGAGAACCCAATTACCTGCCATTGGTTCCTGGTCCTGTAGCAGAGAAGGTTGACTTGAGGCATCAGATGTtggatgaaaagaaaaatgcagAGGAATGGATGCTCGACTTTGCAATCCAGCAAGCTGTAACCAAACTAGCTCCAGCTAGGAAGAAGAAGGTGGCATTGCTTGTTGAAGCTTTTGAAAAAGTAATGCCAGTGCCGAAATACGAAACCCGACTGAAGCATTCTTCAGCAGCCTTCAGTCATGCAAGACCTATGCAAGCTTGTAGCTGA